A window of Strix aluco isolate bStrAlu1 chromosome 2, bStrAlu1.hap1, whole genome shotgun sequence contains these coding sequences:
- the LOC141919570 gene encoding G-protein coupled receptor 183-like isoform X1, with the protein MPVTAQRIQEATDMSTELPATTVVAEMDTFTASQTNSSTCDLYEHKDTARILLSVFYSSILILGVLGNTIALTVIFKNRKKINSTTLYSTNLVFSDLLFCIALPTRIAYYALGFHWPFGEALCRITALLFYINTYAGVNFMTCLSIDRFFAVVHPFRYKIRRIKYAKGICVFIWFLVFSQTFPLLIQPMSQEEQERTTCMEYPNFEKIAHLPLILLAACLVGYLIPLGIILFCYSQISCKLFQTAKENPLTEKSGINKKAINTIIFVIIVFIICFTPYHVAIIQHMIKKLQNEPSCMEKKIFQKSLHYTVFLMNFNCCLDPFIYFFACKGYKRTVMKILRRQVSVSISSAVRSHHEESSRDVGETQMMVLAKSSNGKLPEK; encoded by the coding sequence GTCCACTGAGCTTCCTGCAACAACAGTGGTTGCAGAAATGGACACTTTCACAGCTTCTCAGACAAACAGTTCCACCTGCGACTTATATGAGCATAAAGATACAGCACGGATACTACTGTCTGTCTTCTACAGCTCCATCTTAATTCTTGGGGTGCTTGGAAACACCATTGCCCTCACcgtcatttttaaaaacagaaagaagatcAACTCCACTACCCTTTATTCAACAAATCTCGTCTTCTCTGATCTCCTGTTCTGTATTGCCTTGCCTACAAGGATAGCCTACTACGCCCTGGGATTTCACTGGCCATTTGGAGAAGCATTGTGTCGAATAACCGCTCTCTTGTTCTATATCAACACCTACGCAGGTGTAAACTTCATGACATGTTTGAGCATTGACAGGTTTTTCGCTGTTGTCCATCCGTTCCGATACAAGATCAGAAGGATTAAATATGCTAAGGGCATTTGTGTCTTTATCTGGTTTCTTGTATTTAGTCAAACTTTCCCATTACTTATACAACCCATGTCACAGGAAGAACAAGAAAGGACTACGTGTATGGAATACCCAAACTTTGAGAAAATAGCACATCTACCGCTTATACTTCTTGCTGCCTGTTTAGTAGGGTACCTTATTCCCCTGGGGATTATACTATTTTGTTACTCTCAAATTAGTTGCAAACTTTTTCAAACAGCCAAGGAAAATCCACTGACTGAAAAATCAGGGATAAACAAAAAAGCCATCAACACAATCATATTTGTAATTATAGTGTTCATCATCTGCTTTACCCCGTATCACGTTGCAATCATACAACATATGATTAAGAAGCTTCAGAATGAACCCTCAtgcatggaaaagaaaattttccagAAGTCACTCCATTATACTGTGTTTCTGATGAATTTTAACTGCTGCCTAGATCCTTTCATCTATTTCTTTGCATGCAAAGGATACAAGAGAactgtaatgaaaatactgaGACGACAAGTGAGTGTATCCATTTCAAGTGCTGTCAGGTCACATCATGAAGAAAGCTCACGTGATGTGGGAGAAACACAAATGATGGTACTTGCAAAATCTTCGAATGGAAAACTACCTGAAAAATAA
- the LOC141919570 gene encoding G-protein coupled receptor 183-like isoform X2, protein MCCRSTELPATTVVAEMDTFTASQTNSSTCDLYEHKDTARILLSVFYSSILILGVLGNTIALTVIFKNRKKINSTTLYSTNLVFSDLLFCIALPTRIAYYALGFHWPFGEALCRITALLFYINTYAGVNFMTCLSIDRFFAVVHPFRYKIRRIKYAKGICVFIWFLVFSQTFPLLIQPMSQEEQERTTCMEYPNFEKIAHLPLILLAACLVGYLIPLGIILFCYSQISCKLFQTAKENPLTEKSGINKKAINTIIFVIIVFIICFTPYHVAIIQHMIKKLQNEPSCMEKKIFQKSLHYTVFLMNFNCCLDPFIYFFACKGYKRTVMKILRRQVSVSISSAVRSHHEESSRDVGETQMMVLAKSSNGKLPEK, encoded by the exons ATGTGTTGCAG GTCCACTGAGCTTCCTGCAACAACAGTGGTTGCAGAAATGGACACTTTCACAGCTTCTCAGACAAACAGTTCCACCTGCGACTTATATGAGCATAAAGATACAGCACGGATACTACTGTCTGTCTTCTACAGCTCCATCTTAATTCTTGGGGTGCTTGGAAACACCATTGCCCTCACcgtcatttttaaaaacagaaagaagatcAACTCCACTACCCTTTATTCAACAAATCTCGTCTTCTCTGATCTCCTGTTCTGTATTGCCTTGCCTACAAGGATAGCCTACTACGCCCTGGGATTTCACTGGCCATTTGGAGAAGCATTGTGTCGAATAACCGCTCTCTTGTTCTATATCAACACCTACGCAGGTGTAAACTTCATGACATGTTTGAGCATTGACAGGTTTTTCGCTGTTGTCCATCCGTTCCGATACAAGATCAGAAGGATTAAATATGCTAAGGGCATTTGTGTCTTTATCTGGTTTCTTGTATTTAGTCAAACTTTCCCATTACTTATACAACCCATGTCACAGGAAGAACAAGAAAGGACTACGTGTATGGAATACCCAAACTTTGAGAAAATAGCACATCTACCGCTTATACTTCTTGCTGCCTGTTTAGTAGGGTACCTTATTCCCCTGGGGATTATACTATTTTGTTACTCTCAAATTAGTTGCAAACTTTTTCAAACAGCCAAGGAAAATCCACTGACTGAAAAATCAGGGATAAACAAAAAAGCCATCAACACAATCATATTTGTAATTATAGTGTTCATCATCTGCTTTACCCCGTATCACGTTGCAATCATACAACATATGATTAAGAAGCTTCAGAATGAACCCTCAtgcatggaaaagaaaattttccagAAGTCACTCCATTATACTGTGTTTCTGATGAATTTTAACTGCTGCCTAGATCCTTTCATCTATTTCTTTGCATGCAAAGGATACAAGAGAactgtaatgaaaatactgaGACGACAAGTGAGTGTATCCATTTCAAGTGCTGTCAGGTCACATCATGAAGAAAGCTCACGTGATGTGGGAGAAACACAAATGATGGTACTTGCAAAATCTTCGAATGGAAAACTACCTGAAAAATAA